A segment of the Prochlorococcus sp. RS04 genome:
CAATAAATTTTTGCTTCTCTCTGAATAAAGGTAATGATTTCATTTCAACCTTTGATCCATCGTTAAGGATAAGGACCATGTCACCATATGAACCAAATCCCCTTGGAATAGATCTTATTTCTTCAATATTACTTAATGAGACTTGTGTTTTGTTTTTGCCAAACCAGCCGCCATCAATTGTAATTCTTTTGTTTGTAATTTTATATCTCAACCACAGTGCTCTAACTATTGCGGCAAAGGTAAATGGCAAACCAAGTATAGTTATTCCCGCTAGTAGATTTATTATTAAATCACTTTTAGCAGGTCCACCTTCATAAAAGGTTTCTTCATTTATGTTAATCATTTGATTAGACGAGATTTGAACATTAAGTTTTGAAAATCTTCCAAAAGTCTGCGTTTGTCATAGCAGAAATCCCCAATTTTTAGGTTAACAAGTAACCAATATGGTTTGTGGTTGCTAATTATATGAATGTTTTTTAATAACCACTCTTGAAGGATTCTTCTTAATTTATTTCTTTCTACAGCTTTTTTTGAGACTTTTTTACTTATAGCTATTGCTACTCTAAATTTGTTTGAGGTATTTGTAACTTTATGGGTTAGGAGAATTTCTGGATTTGATCTTGCAACTTTAAATGTCATTAAATTTCCATAATATATTGTGGAATTTTTATGAATATAATTAAAAGTCCTATGACCTTTTAAACGCATATCCTTAGGTAAGGCCATTTGAATTAGAAGTTATACAGCTATTCTTTCTCTGCCTTTTTGTCTTCTGCTTTTAATAACTCTTCTACCAGTGTGAGAACGCATTCTTACTCTAAATCCTGATACACGTTTTCTTTTTCTTGAAGTTCCGCCAAAAGTTCTTTTAGTCA
Coding sequences within it:
- a CDS encoding ribonuclease P protein component, which produces MALPKDMRLKGHRTFNYIHKNSTIYYGNLMTFKVARSNPEILLTHKVTNTSNKFRVAIAISKKVSKKAVERNKLRRILQEWLLKNIHIISNHKPYWLLVNLKIGDFCYDKRRLLEDFQNLMFKSRLIK
- the rpmH gene encoding 50S ribosomal protein L34, coding for MTKRTFGGTSRKRKRVSGFRVRMRSHTGRRVIKSRRQKGRERIAV
- a CDS encoding PH domain-containing protein — encoded protein: MININEETFYEGGPAKSDLIINLLAGITILGLPFTFAAIVRALWLRYKITNKRITIDGGWFGKNKTQVSLSNIEEIRSIPRGFGSYGDMVLILNDGSKVEMKSLPLFREKQKFIEENINKRSQIPNLNEVEGFATKS